A window of the Oncorhynchus mykiss isolate Arlee chromosome 15, USDA_OmykA_1.1, whole genome shotgun sequence genome harbors these coding sequences:
- the commd3 gene encoding COMM domain-containing protein 3 — MELSESVQKGLQSLADATFFDMKTFSVFIEVAFRSLLSAHADRSVLDQPEFKRLDQKLLKHCHTAATTCILEGVKQNADKSTISACLEDVGFDAERTEVFYTTYQKCRSDLETLLSSLGRCPPHINDVSWRLEYCIKNGHVHKVNEPSYLISLNVENANNGGSSEDLHFSCTMEQLQDLVGKMKDAAKSLEKATQL; from the exons ATGGAGTTGTCTGAGTCCGTGCAGAAAGGGCTGCAGTCTCTAGCAGACGCGACGTTTTTCGACATGAAAACCTTCTCAGTGTTCATAGAAGTGGCTTTTCGCAGTTTGCTATCAGCCCATGCAGATCGTAGTGTTCTCG ATCAGCCTGAATTTAAACGTCTTGACCAGAAGTTGCTGAAACATTGTCATACTGCTGCCACGACCTGCATACTGGAGGGGGTCAAACAAAATGCTGACAAATCCACTATAAG TGCGTGCCTGGAGGATGTTGGTTTTGATGCGGAGAGAACAGAAGTTTTCTACACTACGTACCAG AAATGTAGAAGTGATCTGGAAACTCTATTGTCAAG TTTAGGGAGATGCCCACCTCATATCAATGACGTGTCCTGGCGCCTGGAGTACTGTATCAAG AACGGGCATGTGCATAAGGTCAACGAGCCGTCCTATCTGATTTCATTAAACGTTGAG AATGCCAACAACGGAGGATCGTCAGAAGATCTACATTTTAGCTGCACGATGGAGCAACTTCAG GATTTGGTGGGAAAGATGAAAGACGCTGCCAAGAGTCTCGAGAAGGCTACGCAGTTGTAA
- the commd3 gene encoding COMM domain-containing protein 3 isoform X1, with the protein MELSESVQKGLQSLADATFFDMKTFSVFIEVAFRSLLSAHADRSVLDQPEFKRLDQKLLKHCHTAATTCILEGVKQNADKSTISACLEDVGFDAERTEVFYTTYQKCRSDLETLLSSLGRCPPHINDVSWRLEYCIKNGHVHKVNEPSYLISLNVEPILLQNANNGGSSEDLHFSCTMEQLQDLVGKMKDAAKSLEKATQL; encoded by the exons ATGGAGTTGTCTGAGTCCGTGCAGAAAGGGCTGCAGTCTCTAGCAGACGCGACGTTTTTCGACATGAAAACCTTCTCAGTGTTCATAGAAGTGGCTTTTCGCAGTTTGCTATCAGCCCATGCAGATCGTAGTGTTCTCG ATCAGCCTGAATTTAAACGTCTTGACCAGAAGTTGCTGAAACATTGTCATACTGCTGCCACGACCTGCATACTGGAGGGGGTCAAACAAAATGCTGACAAATCCACTATAAG TGCGTGCCTGGAGGATGTTGGTTTTGATGCGGAGAGAACAGAAGTTTTCTACACTACGTACCAG AAATGTAGAAGTGATCTGGAAACTCTATTGTCAAG TTTAGGGAGATGCCCACCTCATATCAATGACGTGTCCTGGCGCCTGGAGTACTGTATCAAG AACGGGCATGTGCATAAGGTCAACGAGCCGTCCTATCTGATTTCATTAAACGTTGAG CCTATACTTTTACAGAATGCCAACAACGGAGGATCGTCAGAAGATCTACATTTTAGCTGCACGATGGAGCAACTTCAG GATTTGGTGGGAAAGATGAAAGACGCTGCCAAGAGTCTCGAGAAGGCTACGCAGTTGTAA